In the Nicotiana tabacum cultivar K326 chromosome 16, ASM71507v2, whole genome shotgun sequence genome, one interval contains:
- the LOC107793854 gene encoding WD repeat-containing protein PCN produces the protein MLSVYRSSSVEWKPSPVVALATSADDSQVAAAREDGSLEIWLVSPGSVGWHCQLTIHGNPNSRVSSLVWCRSGSSGGSAAGRLFSASIDGSVSEWDLFDLRQKIALDSIGVSIWQMAVEPCNNPQLNQKQSPKLYENGHANHSNNESSDGESSESEDGDESIELHEDHASDNSRIAFACDDGCVRIYCVDDDENLTYKRSLPRVSGRALSVTWSSDASRIFSGSSDGFIRCWDAKFAHEIYRISVGLGGLGSGSELCIWSLLALRCGTLVSADSSGSVQFWDTKHGTLVNAISNHKGDVTALAASPSHRRVFSAGSDGQVILYKLSMDFVWANDGNITSGVLKKWVYVSHVRAHTHDVRALTVAVPISAEDAIVERDEKRPRSRSNPLESSYHKWAHLGVPMLISGGDDTKLFAYSAREFTKFSPHDICPAPQRPHIQLAINTIFNHSSLLLIQASYWIDILCVREINGAVSNSCGPSAGAAKTDLVARVKCKASRKITCSAISPSGAFFAYSDHVKPSLLELKRSAASKSPWAVNKRHLPLELPFAHSMVFSADSSRLMIAGCDRRVYVVDVGSSEIIYVFTPRHKEYAEELSPTEPPITRLFTSTDGQWLAAINCFGDVYIFNLEIQRQHWFISRLDGHSVMAGGFTPQNSNVLIVSTSSNQVYALDVEAKQLGEWSNRNTFSLPRRYQEFPGEVIGLSFPPSNSSSVIVYSPRAMCLIDFGKPVGGDDEADLANGQDISLKKLHSSLGNGSLKRKSEVSELETKLSGKKNFEFHPFRDPVLFVGHLSKTSTLIMDKPWIQVVKSFDATPVHRHIFGT, from the exons ATGCTCTCAGTATATAGGAGCAGCTCAGTTGAGTGGAAGCCATCACCGGTGGTAGCTTTAGCTACCAGCGCCGACGATTCTCAAGTTGCTGCCGCTCGTGAAGACGGCTCTCTTGAGATTTGGCTCGTTTCTCCTGGCTCTGTCGGCTGGCACTGTCAGCTC ACAATACACGGGAatccaaattctagggtttcttcgCTGGTTTGGTGTAGGTCCGGTTCGAGTGGTGGTTCGGCTGCTGGTCGGTTGTTTTCCGCCAGCATTGATGGATCAGTCTCTGAATGGGACCTTTTTGATTTGAGACAGAAG ATTGCGCTAGATTCTATTGGTGTTTCAATATGGCAGATGGCTGTGGAACCATGCAATAATCCACAGCTTAATCAAAAGCAGTCTCCCAAGCTTTATGAGAATGGCCACGCCAATCACAGCAATAACGAGAGCAGTGATGGCGAGAGCAGTGAAAGCGAAGATGGTGATGAGTCCATAGAGCTTCACGAGGATCATGCTAGTGATAATAGCCGAATAGCATTTGCTTGTGATGATGGATGTGTAAGAATCTACTGTGTCGATGATGACGAAAACTTAACTTACAAAAGATCATTGCCAAGGGTCAGTG gACGTGCATTGAGTGTCACTTGGAGTTCTGATGCAAGTAGGATATTTTCTGGGAGTAGTGATGG GTTTATAAGATGCTGGGATGCCAAGTTTGCTCATGAAATATACAGGATATCAGTTGGTCTTGGAGGTCTGGGTAGTGGATCTGAACTATGCATATGGTCGTTACTTGCATTGAG ATGTGGTACCCTGGTGAGTGCTGATAGTTCTGGGAGTGTTCAGTTCTGGGACACCAAGCATGGGACTCTTGTGAATGCCATTTCCAATCATAAAGGTGATGTTACTGCTTTAGCAGCATCTCCCAGCCATAGAAGGGTGTTTTCTGCTGGCTCCGATGGTCAG GTCATACTTTATAAGCTCTCTATGGATTTTGTCTGGGCTAATGATGGAAATATAACCTCTGGAGTCCTCAAGAAATGGGTTTATGTTAGTCATGTGAGGGCCCATACACATGATGTGAGGGCCTTGACTGTTGCTGTGCCCATCAGTGCTGAAG aTGCCATAGTTGAACGGGACGAAAAGAGAcctcgatctaggtcgaaccccCTTGAGTCTAGTTACCATAAATGGGCACATTTAGGCGTGCCAATGCTTATCTCTGGCGGTGATGATACTAAACTTTTTGCATACTCTGCGAGGGAGTTTACCAAGTTTTCCCCACATGACATTTGTCCTGCACCGCAGAGGCCGCATATACAACTTGCAATAAATACGATTTTCAATCACTCTTCGTTACTCTTAATCCAAGCGTCATACTGGATTGATATTTTGTGTGTTCGTGAAATAAATGGAGCTGTGTCCAACAGCTGTGGTCCATCTGCTGGGGCTGCCAAGACAGATCTGGTCGCCCGAGTTAAGTGTAAAGCTTCAAGGAAAATTACATGCAGTGCAATTTCGCCTTCTGGTGCCTTTTTTGCTTATTCTGATCATGTAAAACCCAGCCTTCTTGAGCTTAAGAGAAGTGCTGCCAGCAAGAGTCCATGGGCAGTCAACAAAAGGCATCTCCCTTTGGAACTGCCATTTGCCCATTCAATGGTTTTCAGCGCTGATTCTTCTCGGCTGATGATAGCGGGGTGTGACAGAAGGGTCTAC GTGGTGGATGTAGGAAGCTCAGAGATAATTTATGTTTTTACACCTCGTCATAAAGAATACGCTGAAGAACTGTCCCCGACTGAACCTCCCATAACTAGACTGTTCACCAGCACTGATGGGCAATGGCTAGCTGCTATCAACTGCTTTGGAGATGTGTATATATTTAATCTAGAGATACAGAG GCAACACTGGTTTATATCAAGATTGGATGGTCATTCAGTTATGGCAGGTGGTTTTACTCCTCAAAATAGCAATGTGCTTATAGTATCCACTTCGTCCAACCAGGTATATGCCTTAGATGTTGAAGCTAAACAGTTGGGAGAATGGTCAAATCGTAATACATTTTCCCTGCCGAGGAGATATCAAGAATTTCCTGGAGAAGTGATTGGGCTTTCATTCCCACCTTCCAATTCTTCATCTGTCATCGTCTATAGTCCAAG GGCAATGTGTTTGATCGACTTTGGGAAGCCAGTAGGCGGCGATGATGAGGCTGACTTGGCCAATGGTCAAGATATATCATTGAAGAAGCTACATAGTAGTCTTGGGAATGGAAGTTTGAAGCGTAAGTCAGAGGTCAGTGAGTTGGAGACTAAACTTAGTGGTAAAAAGAATTTTGAGTTTCATCCTTTCAGAGATCCTGTATTATTTGTTGGACATCTTTCAAAAACCTCTACCTTGATCATGGACAAACCTTGGATTCAAGTGGTTAAAAGTTTTGATGCTACACCTGTTCACAGACATATTTTTGGGACATAA